In one window of Borrelia anserina Es DNA:
- the nadD gene encoding nicotinate (nicotinamide) nucleotide adenylyltransferase, translating to MKIAILGGTYNPVHIGHLFLAKEIEHFLNVDKVLFIPTHKPVHKRVENISIKDRIAMLELALQYENNMFIDECDMINGGITYTIDTITCIKNKYVHDDIYLVIGDDLFEDFDSWKNPERIVESVNLVVVHRIYSERLVSRFRHIYIENKIFPVSSSEIRNRIKQGLPVDYLLPFDVLQYIKSNNLYIKGE from the coding sequence ATGAAAATAGCAATATTGGGTGGTACTTATAATCCTGTTCATATTGGGCATTTGTTTTTAGCAAAGGAAATAGAGCATTTTCTAAATGTTGATAAAGTACTGTTTATTCCTACTCATAAACCTGTTCATAAACGTGTTGAAAATATTAGTATTAAAGATAGGATTGCAATGCTTGAGTTGGCATTACAATATGAAAATAATATGTTTATTGATGAATGTGATATGATAAATGGCGGAATTACTTATACTATTGATACTATTACTTGTATTAAGAATAAATATGTGCATGATGATATATATTTGGTTATTGGAGATGATCTTTTTGAGGATTTTGATTCATGGAAAAATCCAGAGAGAATAGTTGAATCTGTTAATCTTGTAGTAGTTCACAGAATTTATAGTGAAAGATTAGTTAGTCGTTTTAGGCATATTTATATTGAGAATAAAATATTTCCTGTTTCTTCTTCAGAGATTAGAAATAGGATTAAACAAGGATTGCCAGTTGACTATTTGCTTCCCTTTGATGTTTTACAATATATTAAGAGTAATAATTTATATATTAAAGGTGAGTAG
- a CDS encoding LCP family protein, with protein MRRELFFLVLIVLIVLGIVIFFVDSSKREQIYFELNTKNNVSFLFLIEDDNDNLLSMQEIFISVKTGNVGFLDIPVYTGYEDLKGNVSWFENLYKKNSFSEFLSKVSRQLNHEPDYYIRFKKNNFVKFVDYLGGVRLFVKNPVKVYSLVRPILIPSGNSVFDGDKAYDYLGYFRDIASYDERFEFFKEFFKKILTQFSDFKEEYDYFSKMYFMLDTNLSETVFKYILANYKINNEKFIFIDIKGQEEIFKDDDNNSIKVVFPYYGGAILKESIENLNKDLMGETRNEEVIKVVVLNGTKTTGLARNAADIFKSFKFKVVRFGNADRHNYDHTLIINNSDNLEIAIKVGDVIGAKKIKPISEFHIDDTLGLDIPDMSPDVIIILGDDFDGRYVKSR; from the coding sequence GTGAGGAGAGAGTTATTTTTTTTAGTTTTAATTGTTTTAATAGTTCTTGGTATTGTAATTTTTTTTGTTGATAGTTCTAAAAGAGAGCAAATATATTTTGAACTAAATACTAAGAATAATGTTAGCTTTTTATTTCTTATAGAAGATGACAATGATAATCTTTTAAGTATGCAAGAAATTTTTATTAGTGTAAAAACAGGAAATGTCGGATTTTTGGATATTCCTGTTTATACAGGTTATGAGGATTTAAAGGGAAATGTGTCTTGGTTTGAAAATTTGTATAAAAAAAATAGCTTTAGTGAGTTTTTGTCTAAAGTATCTAGACAGTTAAATCATGAACCTGATTATTATATTCGTTTTAAAAAGAATAATTTTGTGAAGTTTGTTGACTATCTTGGGGGAGTACGACTTTTTGTTAAAAATCCTGTTAAAGTATATAGTTTGGTGCGTCCTATCTTAATACCTTCTGGTAATTCGGTCTTTGATGGGGATAAAGCTTATGATTATTTGGGTTATTTCAGGGATATTGCTTCTTATGATGAAAGATTCGAGTTTTTTAAAGAATTTTTCAAAAAAATTTTAACACAATTTTCTGACTTTAAGGAGGAGTATGATTACTTTTCTAAGATGTATTTCATGTTGGATACTAATCTTTCTGAAACTGTATTTAAGTATATTCTTGCTAATTATAAAATCAATAATGAGAAATTTATTTTTATTGATATTAAGGGGCAGGAGGAGATATTTAAGGATGATGATAATAATTCAATAAAAGTAGTTTTTCCTTATTATGGGGGAGCAATTCTTAAGGAGTCGATAGAAAATTTAAATAAAGATTTAATGGGTGAAACTAGAAATGAAGAGGTAATCAAAGTTGTTGTTTTAAATGGTACTAAGACTACTGGACTTGCAAGAAATGCAGCAGATATTTTTAAATCTTTCAAATTTAAGGTTGTGAGGTTTGGTAATGCAGATAGACATAATTATGATCATACTTTGATAATAAATAATTCAGATAATTTGGAGATTGCCATTAAGGTTGGTGATGTAATTGGAGCAAAAAAAATTAAACCAATTTCTGAGTTTCATATAGATGATACTTTAGGACTTGATATACCTGATATGAGTCCTGATGTAATAATCATTTTGGGAGATGATTTTGATGGGAGATATGTTAAGAGTAGATGA
- the rsfS gene encoding ribosome silencing factor, whose translation MGDMLRVDDIKKLCKIVSDFGGADVLSINVSSICNWADFFIFVTCLSFRQMEALYTERLVTFFKERDFNYCIQGKGFIPDWTVISCEGLVIHLMSANAREYYELEKIWDKGEVIYP comes from the coding sequence ATGGGAGATATGTTAAGAGTAGATGATATTAAGAAGTTATGCAAAATTGTATCTGATTTTGGTGGAGCTGATGTTTTAAGTATTAATGTTAGTTCTATTTGTAATTGGGCTGATTTTTTTATTTTTGTTACGTGTCTATCATTTAGGCAAATGGAAGCTTTGTATACTGAAAGGTTGGTAACATTCTTTAAGGAAAGGGATTTTAATTACTGTATTCAAGGCAAGGGCTTTATTCCTGATTGGACGGTTATTTCATGTGAAGGCTTAGTTATACATTTGATGAGTGCAAATGCTAGAGAATACTATGAACTTGAAAAGATATGGGATAAGGGCGAAGTTATTTATCCTTAA
- the spoVG gene encoding septation regulator SpoVG yields the protein MDITDIRIRRVDNKSPSSKLLAYVTVTFDDCLVLHNIRVIRGHKGVFIVMPNRKTKVGEYKDIVHPINQNFRETLQSAIFKEYVKENPSSFELEIG from the coding sequence GTGGATATTACAGATATAAGAATTAGGAGAGTTGATAATAAAAGTCCCAGTTCAAAGTTATTGGCATATGTGACAGTTACTTTTGATGATTGCTTGGTTTTGCATAATATTAGAGTTATTAGGGGTCATAAGGGTGTTTTTATTGTTATGCCTAATAGAAAAACTAAGGTCGGTGAGTATAAGGACATTGTGCATCCTATTAATCAAAATTTTAGAGAGACTTTGCAAAGTGCTATTTTTAAAGAATATGTAAAGGAAAATCCTTCGAGTTTTGAACTTGAAATAGGTTAG
- a CDS encoding 50S ribosomal protein L25/general stress protein Ctc → MDSSKILGYEDRLGFGSLCARRIRAKSEIPAVVYGKESDVLHIKIKHNEFNEKFSKFTDNTVLVLSNGKVERCVFIKDVSENLTKRLIYHVDFYEVDRTKDVEKDIAIKFVGASIGVKEGGTLSVLRTKIKVKSLPLDLPEFIEIDLTPVKKGDKVTFKDIVLPNNVRLAERDENLAILLVK, encoded by the coding sequence GTGGATAGTAGTAAGATTTTAGGATATGAAGATAGGCTAGGTTTTGGTTCTTTGTGTGCTCGTAGAATACGAGCAAAGTCTGAAATACCGGCTGTTGTGTATGGAAAAGAGAGTGATGTCTTGCATATAAAAATTAAGCATAATGAATTTAATGAGAAATTTTCAAAATTTACAGATAATACTGTTTTGGTTTTAAGTAACGGAAAAGTTGAGAGGTGTGTTTTTATTAAAGATGTGAGTGAAAATCTTACTAAAAGGTTGATTTATCATGTTGATTTTTATGAAGTGGATAGGACTAAGGATGTTGAAAAAGATATTGCAATTAAATTTGTAGGAGCTTCTATTGGTGTTAAAGAAGGGGGTACTTTAAGTGTGCTTCGAACTAAAATTAAAGTTAAGTCTTTACCTTTGGATTTGCCAGAATTTATTGAAATAGATTTGACTCCTGTTAAGAAGGGAGATAAGGTAACTTTTAAAGATATTGTACTTCCTAATAATGTTAGGCTTGCTGAAAGGGATGAAAATTTGGCAATTTTACTTGTAAAGTAA
- the pth gene encoding aminoacyl-tRNA hydrolase: MDLLVVGLGNPGSNFFHTRHNVGFEFIDKLVVKNGLSLTKVKNYEYSDFKLGNKRIVLIKPLTYMNLSGNIFPSVFSKFCMNVNNLLVVVDNVDLPLGKCKLRKVGGISTHNGLRSISGSLGSVKYSRLYIGIGVCSNNQFSLKDFVLAKFSDSEIKRIKNAFEFLSEEMLDIDELNFEHKVAVINSSSF, from the coding sequence ATGGATTTATTAGTAGTTGGCCTGGGTAATCCCGGGTCTAATTTTTTTCATACTAGGCATAATGTTGGTTTTGAATTTATAGATAAGTTGGTTGTGAAAAATGGTCTTTCTTTGACAAAGGTAAAAAATTATGAATACTCTGATTTTAAGCTTGGAAATAAACGGATAGTTTTAATTAAGCCTTTAACTTATATGAATTTGAGTGGTAATATTTTTCCTTCTGTTTTTTCTAAGTTTTGCATGAATGTAAATAATCTTTTGGTTGTAGTTGATAATGTTGATTTACCTTTGGGTAAGTGTAAACTTAGAAAGGTGGGAGGTATTTCTACGCATAATGGACTTCGTTCCATATCTGGGAGTCTGGGAAGTGTTAAATATAGTAGACTTTATATTGGGATTGGGGTTTGCAGTAACAATCAGTTTAGCCTTAAGGATTTTGTTCTTGCAAAATTTAGCGATAGTGAGATTAAGCGTATTAAAAATGCGTTTGAATTTTTAAGTGAAGAGATGTTAGATATCGATGAGTTAAACTTTGAGCATAAAGTTGCAGTTATTAATTCTAGTAGTTTTTGA
- the tilS gene encoding tRNA lysidine(34) synthetase TilS — protein sequence MFWNNIITKIDSFYKKNYLIKRKVIVAFSGGADSTTLLLGLREYLNNNIVAFYFAHYIRSEFEQNLEIEHIKKFCNFHDIAFQIKRCDVDIKEKSRQFNMSVEELARKYRYDALLKALEENRASYIALAHNENDQFETLVMRFFQGSFLDGFSGIPVVNSNIIRPLLEVSRKEIEEFLSLNNIVYFIDSTNHEDLYLRNRIRNNLMPVIGKIFKGYAKGLKRISNFSSELVDYFDRENFLPHVKGNYYYSFDAMTFFRLPRYLVFRSLFKILNLKGIVSGLSYGALGEIFRVNLADKKSQILLKTNEFFLEKRKDKVNLVFREAEEMREPFDFFLRVNEYHSLSLGKILLEYLECKDDSILTVRCCSYEFGHRFFKNKLQSKKFFSKFVRCNPLYLMLLVLNDKIIGIIDLNTLNLMWSNKSILTRISISLFGGFLKE from the coding sequence ATGTTTTGGAATAATATAATAACAAAAATAGACAGTTTTTATAAAAAAAATTATTTAATTAAAAGAAAAGTAATTGTTGCTTTTTCTGGAGGTGCAGATTCTACTACTTTGCTATTGGGTTTAAGGGAGTATTTAAATAATAATATAGTTGCATTTTATTTTGCGCATTATATAAGGTCAGAATTTGAACAAAATCTAGAAATAGAGCATATAAAAAAGTTTTGTAATTTTCATGATATTGCTTTTCAAATAAAGAGATGCGATGTTGATATAAAGGAAAAATCTAGGCAGTTTAATATGTCAGTTGAAGAGTTAGCTAGAAAATATCGTTATGATGCTTTGTTAAAGGCTCTTGAAGAAAATAGGGCTAGTTATATTGCTCTTGCACATAATGAAAATGATCAATTTGAGACTTTAGTGATGAGATTTTTTCAAGGCTCATTTTTAGATGGATTTTCCGGTATTCCAGTTGTCAATAGCAATATTATTAGGCCTTTACTTGAGGTATCAAGGAAAGAGATTGAAGAATTTCTTTCCTTGAATAATATCGTCTATTTTATTGATAGTACTAATCATGAAGATTTGTATTTAAGAAATAGAATTAGAAATAATCTTATGCCAGTTATTGGAAAAATTTTTAAAGGATATGCAAAAGGTTTAAAAAGAATATCTAATTTTTCAAGTGAACTTGTAGATTATTTTGACAGAGAGAATTTTCTTCCCCATGTTAAGGGTAATTATTATTATTCTTTTGATGCTATGACTTTTTTTAGATTGCCTCGATATTTAGTTTTTAGGAGTCTTTTTAAGATTTTAAATTTGAAAGGAATTGTATCTGGTTTATCATATGGAGCTTTAGGTGAGATTTTTAGGGTAAATCTTGCTGATAAAAAGAGTCAGATTTTACTTAAAACTAATGAATTTTTTTTGGAAAAGCGTAAGGATAAAGTTAATCTTGTCTTTAGAGAAGCTGAAGAGATGCGTGAACCTTTTGATTTTTTTTTAAGAGTTAATGAGTATCATAGTTTATCTTTGGGTAAGATTTTGTTAGAATATTTGGAGTGTAAGGATGATTCTATATTGACAGTGAGATGTTGTTCTTATGAGTTTGGGCATAGATTTTTTAAAAATAAGTTACAATCAAAAAAGTTCTTTTCTAAGTTTGTAAGATGTAATCCACTTTATTTAATGTTATTAGTGTTAAATGATAAGATAATTGGAATTATTGATTTAAATACTTTAAACTTAATGTGGAGTAATAAGAGTATTCTTACAAGAATTAGTATATCTTTGTTCGGAGGATTTTTAAAGGAATGA